GCCACTCTTTCCTGGTGTGAAAACAGACTCAAAATATCCTCATCTCCTGTCATATTCAGAATATTTATCAATGTCTCGCCACTACAAATTGTGACACCTCACTATTTTTCGCAATAACGCCCCACTCATTGCATTAAAAATTGAATGTAAATCACAAAAACTCACTATGCCTATGCTAGGATCCGCCGCCTCAGTGCAGAAATGGTTTGAGCGCTTTTTATACATGCTCTTACTATTATTGACTTAACATTATGCTGACACAGGCCCCATCTATGAATAACAGCAATCGCCTTCGACTCACTTGGATCAGTTACTTTTCATACGCGCTGACCGGTGCGTTAGTTATTGTCACCGGGATGGTGATGGGAAATATCGCAGAGTATTTCAATCTGCCTATTGCCAGTATGAGTAACACATTCACTTTCCTTAATGCCGGTATTTTGATCTCTATCTTCCTGAATGCCTGGTTGATGGAAATCATTCCATTAAAACGTCAGTTAGTGTTTGGTTTTATTCTGATGTTAATTGCGATTGCCGGATTAATGGTTGGCCATAATCTGATGATCTTCTCCATCAGCATGTTTATTCTCGGCGTCGTCAGCGGGATAACCATGTCGATAGGTACCTTCCTAATTACCCACATGTATGAAGGACGTCAGCGCGGGTCACGCCTGCTGTTCACCGACTCATTCTTCAGCATGGCTGGGATGATTTTCCCAGTCGCCGCAGCGATGCTGCTGGCTCGCCATATCGAATGGTACTGGGTCTATGCCTGCATCGGCTTGTTGTATGTCGGTATTTTCGTGCTGACATTGTGCTCTGAATTCCCGGTTCTGGGCCATAAAGCCACCGATCAAAGCAAGCCTGTGGTGAAAGAAAAATGGGGTGTGGGCGTGCTGTTCCTGGCGATTGCCGCACTGTGTTATATCCTGGGCCAACTCGGTTTCATCCAGTGGGTACCGGAATACGCCACCAAAACCTTCAACATGGATATCAGTCAGGCTGGCCAATTGGTCAGTAACTTCTGGATTTCCTACATGATTGGGATGTGGGTATTCAGCTTTATCCTGCGCTTCTTTGATCTGCAACGTATCGTCACCGTGTTAGCGGCGCTGGCAACATTGGCGATGTACATGTTTGTCAGTACGGATAATCCAGAACACCTGAGCTACTACATTCTGGCGTTGGGCTTTGTCTCTAGTGCCATTTACACCACGCTGATTACGCTAGGTTCACTGCAAACCAAAGTGTCTTCACCAAAACTGGTGAACTTCATTCTGACCTGCGGTACTGTCGGCACCATGTTGACCTTCGTGGTAACTGGCCCGATTGTGGCTAATAGTGGTGTTCATGCCGCACTGGCAACCGCCAACGGCTTGTACCTGACGGTGTTTGTGATGTGTCTGATTTTGGGCTTCTTCACCAAACACCGCAGCCACGGCCACGTGACTCATTGATTTAGCTGTTTAATTGCCCTGCCACCACCTCGGTGCAGGGCAATCCCATTTATTTAAAATTCACGGTCTCTTCTTGCCCCAAATATATCCGGCTTTCAGCCAGTTGCGTCTTCGCTATCACCACGCCGTGGCGAATGGAATAATGCACCAAAACTTGCCGCCGCACCGCATCAAAACCGTTTTCTGCTGGCAGAATAATCAGATTGGCACTGTTACCCGGCTGCACACCATAATCTGATAAATTCAGGGTTCTGGCACTGTGGGTGGTTATCAAATTCAATCCATCATTGATTTGGCTGTATCCCATCAACTGGCAGATATGTAACCCCATATGTAATACCTGCAACATATTAGCGGTGCCCAGCGGGTACCACGGGTCGAACACATCATCATGACCGAAACAGACATTAATCTGTGCCGCCAGCATCTCTTTCACCCGCGTAATACCCCGCCGCTTGGGATAAGTGTCAAAGCGCCCTTGCAGATGAATATTCACCAGCGGATTGGCTACAAAGTTAATACCGGACATTTTCAGCAAGCGAAATAACCGAGAGGCATAAGCACCATTATAGGAATGCATTGCCGTGGTATGGCTGGCGGTCACCCGCGCGCCCATGTTCTCCCGGTGCGCCAATGCCGCCACTGTTTCGACAAATCGCGACTGCTCATCATCAATCTCATCACAATGAACATCCACCAGCCGCTGATATTTTTGCGCCAAGGCAAAGGCGATATGTAACGATTCGACGCCATATTCGCGAGTAAATTCAAAATGAGGAATAGCACCAACCACATCAGCCCCCAGTCGCAGCGCCTCTTCCAACAGCGCGGCACCATCAGGATAGGAGAGAATCCCCTCTTGCGGGAAAGCGACAATCTGCATCTCCACCCATGGGCTAACTTCTTCTTTTACCTCTAACATCGCACTGAGTGCCGTCAGACTAGGATCGGAAACATCCACATGGGTGCGGACATACTGAATGCCATTGGCTATTTGCCACTTCAATGTTTTCCAGGCGCGCTGCTTAACATCGTCTCGGGTCAGCAAGGCTTTACGCTCAGCCCAGCGCTCAATACCCTCAAACAAGGTGCCGGATTGGTTCCAGCTTGGCTGCCCGGCGGTTTGAGTGGTATCCAGATGAATATGCGGCTCCACAAATGGCGGCAATGCCAGCCCACCTTGGGCATCCAATACCCCATCACCGGTTACTGGCTGCTCCGGTTGCGGCACAATCGCGGTGATTTTTCCGTCCGCAATGGCTATCTGCCATAACCCCGCTTGCCCGCTAAGGCGGACATTATTGATGGTGGTTAATAAATGATTTGCTAAAGATTGGCCCGCCATAGATGACTCCATAATCGCGTTTGGTCATTACCCATTAGCTTACCCGACCCGCAACCCCTCGCCCGATTTTCTTTTACCAAAACAGCGTTTTATTTTATTAAATAAAAAAGCACAAACTGAAACCATTCAGCCAAACATGAATGAAATCCGCAACTTATAAAAAACGTTAAAAATCAGCCATCTACCACCTTAGAGGTATATGGCTGGCAAATTGATTTACATCAATAAGTGCGCCGTGCGGAAGATTAAGGTGAAGGTAGAAAATTAAAAATTGAGGCAAAAATGAGCAAAGTCAAACTTGCCATCATCGGCAACGGTATGGTCGGCCACCGCTTTATTGAAGACTTATTGGATAAAGCAGATAAAGATCAATTTGAGATAACCGTCTTTTGCGAAGAACCGCGCATCGCTTATGACCGGGTTCATCTTTCTTCTTACTTCTCCCACCACACTGCGGAAGAACTGTCATTAGTTCGTGAAGGTTTTTATGAAAAGCACGGCGTCAAAGTGCTGGTTGGCGAACGCGCCATTACCATTAACCGCAAAGAAAAAGTCATCCACTCCAACAGCGGCCGTACCCTGTATTACGACAAGCTGATTATGGCGACCGGCTCCTATCCGTGGATCCCGCCGATTAAAGGTAGCGAAGGGCAAGACTGCTTTGTTTACCGCACCATTGAAGATTTAAATGCCATTGAAGCTTGCACCCGTCGCAGCAAACGCGGGGCAGTCATTGGTGGCGGATTGTTAGGGTTGGAAGCCGCAGGCGCACTGAAAAGCCTCGGAGTGGAAACCCATGTCATTGAGTTTGCTCCGGTATTAATGGCAGAACAGCTTGACCCAATGGGCGGTGACCAACTGCGTCAAAAGATTGAGCGCATGGGCGTCAGAGTTCACACCGGCAAAAATACGCAAGAAATTGTCCATAGCGGGCAAAACAGCCGCAAAACCATGCTGTTTGCCGATGGCACCCAGTTGGAAGTCGATTTTATCGTCTTCTCCACCGGTATCCGCCCACAAGACAAACTGGCTCACCAATGCGGTTTAGCCACAGCGCGCCGTGGTGGTATTGCTATCAATGATTATTGCCAAACCTCCGACCCGGATGTGTACGCCATTGGCGAGTGTGCATCATGGCAAGAGCGGACTTTCGGGCTGGTCGCACCGGGTTACAAAATGGCCCAGGTGACGGCTGACCATTTACTGGGGCGCGAAAATGCCTTCCAAGGCGCGGACATGAGCGCCAAACTCAAGCTCCTCGGTGTAGACGTCGGCGGGATTGGTGATGCCCACGGTCGCACTGAAGGCGCACGGAGCTATGTTTATCTCGATGAAAGTAAAGAGATTTACAAACGTCTGGTGGTCAGCGCTGACAACAAAAAACTGCTCGGTGCGGTGTTGGTGGGTGATACCAGCGATTACGGTAACCTGCTGCAATTAGCGCTGAATAATATTGAGCTACCGGAAAACCCCGACAGCCTGATTTTGCCAGCTCATGCGGGCAGTAAACCAGCGATGGGGGTTGATTCCCTGCCGGATAGCGCACAAATCTGCTCCTGCTTTGATGTCACCAAAGGCGACATTATTCAAGCCATCGGCCAGGGTTGCCATACCGTAGCAGCGCTTAAATCGGCGACGAAAGCCGGTACCGGTTGCGGCGGCTGTATTCCCTTAGTGACCCAAGTGTTGAATGCCGAACTGAGCAAGCAAGGCATTGAATTTAATCATCATTTATGCGAACACTTTGCCTATTCGCGCCAAGAGCTATATCATCTGATTCGCGTGGAACAGATTAAAACTTTCGATGCTCTGCTGGAAAAATACGGCAAAGGTTATGGCTGTGAAGTGTGTAAACCGACGGTGGGTTCACTGCTGGCATCCTGCTGGAATGAATATATATTGGAGCCGCAACACACCCCGTTGCAGGATACCAACGACAATTTCCTCGGCAATATCCAAAAAGACGGCACTTACTCGGTTATCCCGCGCTCACCGGGCGGTGAAATCACACCTGACGGCCTGCTGGCCATTGGCCGCATTGCCAAACAATATAATCTCTACACCAAACTGACCGGCTCACAGCGCGTCGGGATGTTCGGCGCGCAAAAAGACGACCTACCGGCTATCTGGGCGCAGTTGATTGAAGCGGGCTTTGAGACCGGACACGCCTATGCCAAAGCACTGCGTATGGCAAAAACCTGTGTCGGTAGCACCTGGTGCCGCTTTGGCGTGGGTGACAGCGTCGGCTTCGGTGTCGCACTGGAACACCGCTACAAGGGCATCCGCACCCCACACAAAATGAAATTTGGTGTCTCCGGTTGTACCCGTGAATGTTCTGAAGCACAGGGCAAAGATGTCGGGATTATTGCCACCGAAAACGGCTGGAACCTGTATGTCTGCGGTAATGGCGGGATGAAACCTCGCCATGCAGATTTACTGGCAGCGGATCTGGATGAAGAAACCCTGATGCGCTACCTCGATCGCTTTATGATGTTCTACATCCGCACCGCCGATAAACTGCAACGCACCTCAGTATGGCTGGAAAGTTTGGAAGGCGGGATTAATTACCTGCGTGCCGTCATTCTCGACGACAAACTGGGCATTAATGATCAACTCGAAGCTGATATTGCCCGCCTGCGCGACAAAGTCACCTGCGAATGGAAAGTCACCGTCGAAAACCCGGCGGCGCAAGTCCGTTTCGCCCACTTTATCAACAGCCCACTACGTGACCCGAATGTACAAGTAGTGCCTGAACGTGAACAACATCGCCCGGCCCGTCCGGATGAACGCATCCCTGTTCGGGTGCTGGAACTGGAGGATAACTTATGAGTCAGTGGATTCCACTTTGTCCATTAGCCGATATTTTGCCCGGTAGCGGCGTATGTGGCCTGATTGGTGAGCATCAAGTCGCGGTATTCCGGCCTTATGCCGACGAACAGGTGTTTGCCATTAGCAACATTGATCCCTTCGCTCAGGCCAGTGTGCTGTCGCGCGGATTAATTGCAGAACATCAAGGTGATTTGTGGGTAGCTAGCCCACTGAAAAAACAACATTTTCGCCTGCATGATGGCTTCTGTCTGGAAGATGAAACGCGCTCGGTTGCCCATTTTGATGCGCGGGTTCGCGACGGCATAGTGCAAGTCAAAGCGTGATAGATAACTGGGGGATCCGGTCAATCTGGATTCTTAACAAAAATAACATCAACTATCCCCCAAAGATATTGGCGTTGCAGCAAGGCAGCCAACGAGCTAATCCCGATGAGCTGACATAAGTCAGTGATTCGGGTTGGTGAGTGCAGCGAACACCGCTGCGGCGTCAAGAGCAAGGGGACTGGGAAAGAGTATGTATACAGACACCATTAACAAATGCGCGGCCAACGCAGCCCGCATCGTCAAACTGGCAAAAGAAAGCCCGCTGGGCTTTTGGATTGGTTCGGCGATGGCCGGTGCTTATGTCGGCCTTGGCATTATTCTGATTTTTACCCTGGGAAATCTGATTGACCCCGCTTACCGTCCATTAGTCATGGGGGCCACCTTTGGTCTGGCGCTGACTTTAGTGATTATCGCTGGTTCTGAGCTGTTTACTGGCCACACCATGTTTCTGACCTTTGGGGTCAAGGCGGGCACTATTAAATCCAGCCAGATGTGGGCAGTATTACCACAAACCTGGTTGGGAAATCTGTTGGGTTCTGTTTTTGTCGCCCTACTTTATTACTACGGCGGCGGTAATCTGCTGTCTGTCGATACCAGTTTGGTGCACACCGCGGCGCTGGCAAAAACCTCTGCGCCCGCTATGACCTTATTCTTTAAGGGTGTACTATGTAACTGGCTGGTTTGTCTGGCGATCTGGATGGCAATTCGGGTAGAAGGTGCAGCTAAATTTATCGCTATTTGGTGGTGCTTGCTGGCCTTTATTGCCTCCGGTTACGAACACTCCGTAGCCAATATGACGCTGTTCGCCTTGTCCTGGTTCGGTCATCACAGCGAGGCTTACACCTTAAGCGGCATCGGTCATAACCTGCTGTGGGTGACATTGGGGAATACTTTGTCAGGCGCAGTATTTATGGGGTTGGGCTACTGGTATGCCACCCCACGGGAGCAACGCCCACAGCCAGCGGCCATCAACACGCCACAAGCCGTGAAAGAGTGAGTTATACGAGGTTAATGGCAAAACGATTGATAGCTCAGTGAGTGAAGGGTTTACCGCACCTAGGGGTGCTCCGGCGACTTACGTCGCTACGACCCCAACGGCACGATTCCCCTTCAATTGACTTAGCCAGCAGTCAGATACCCGAATTCACCAGCTCTTAGGGGCTGGTTTTACCCCTAGCGGCCTCAACCTAAAGGATTGCCCATGGACTACTTCCCGATTTTCTGCCAACTGCAAAACAAAGCCTGCCTGCTGGTCGGTGGGGGTGAAGTGGCCGAACGTAAAGCCCGCTTATTGCTGGATGCGGGTGCTGCCGTCACCGTCAATGCCTGTGAATTTACCGAGCAGTTTCATGATTGGGCGGAACAGGGGCTACTTTCATTAGTTAGCGGCGAATTCGCACCGGAACTGTTGGCAGAAAAATGGTTGGTGATTGCCGCAACTGATCAGGTGGTCGTCAATGCGTTGGTCTATCAAAGTGCCAACCAACAGCGGGTGTTCTGCAATGTGGTTGATGACCCGAAGCGCACCAGTTTCATTATGCCATCAATCATTGACCGCTCTCCTATCATGATAGCTATCTCTTCTGGCGGAAAAGCTCCGGTATTAGCGCGATTGCTGCGAGAAAAACTGGAAGCTATGTTGCCACAGCATTTGGGCCAATTGGCACAGTTGGCAGGCAATTTACGCCAGCGGGTAAAACAGCATTTTGCCGCCATGACTGACCGTCGCCGCTTCTGGGAAAAACTGCTCACCCACGACCGTCTGGCGCAATCACTGGCTAATGAGGATCAGGTACAAGTCGAGCAACACGTTGAGCAACTGTTCAATGCGCCACTGTCTGATCGCGGCGAAGTAGTATTAGTCGGAGCCGGGCCGGGGGATGCTGGTTTGCTGACATTGAAAGGTTTACAGCAGATTCAGCAAGCTGACGTGGTGGTATATGACCGCCTGGTGTCCGATGAAGTGATGAATTTAGTGCGACGCGACGCCGAGCGAATTTTTGTTGGTAAAGAGTCTGGCCGCCACACCGTACCGCAGGATCAAATCAATCAGATTTTGCTGCAACAGGCGCAACAAGGGAAACGCGTGGTGCGTTTGAAAGGCGGCGACCCGTTTATTTTTGGCCGTGGCGGCGAAGAACTGGAAACACTGGCAGACTACAATATTCCATTTTCTGTGGTACCGGGAATTACCGCTGCATCTGGCTGTTCAGCCTACAGTGGCATTCCACTGACCCATCGCGATCACGCCCAGAGTGTGCGGCTGATTACCGGCCACGCCAAGAAAGACAGTCAGTTGGATTGGGCAAATCTGGCGGCAGAAAAGCAAACTTTAGTGTTCTATATGGGCCTATCACAGGCCGGAGAGATTCAGCAGCAACTGATTCGACACGGCATGCCAGCGGCAACCCCTGTTGCTCTGGTCGAGAATGGCACCTCGCGGCATCAGCGGGTGGTCAGCGGCGAATTGAGTCAGTTGGCACTGCTTTCGCAGCAAGTCAGCAGCCCAAGCCTGATTATCGTCGGCAGTGTGGTCAGCTTACGTGAAAAACTGAATTGGTTTTCCAGCGCGGAACATGGCAAAACAGGGATGAAGGAACAAGTTGAAAGAGTGGGTTAAGCCAAATTTGAGTCAGAAGGGGGAAGGCTCCCCCTTCGAATGACTTATTGATTCACTTATGGATGTGCAACAAAACCAATAGCTTCATACACTTTCGCCAGCGTATCTTGTGCGCGAGCACGCGCCTTAGCCGCACCTTCACGCATCACTTCCTGCAAGAAAGCCTCATCTTCGCGATATTGATGATAACGCGCCTGAAGCTCGCTCAGCATGCCAGAAACTGCATCGGCAACCGCACCTTTCAAATGACCATACATTTGGCCTTCAAACTGGGTTTCCAGCTCAGAAATAGACTGGCCTGTCACACCTGACAAGATATCCAGCAGGTTAGACACACCGGCTTTCTTCTCGGTGTCATAACGGATAACCGCTGGCTCATCAGAATCGGTCATGGCGCGTTTAATCTTTTTCACCACAGATTTAGGATCTTCCAATAATTCGATGACGTTATTGCGGTTATCATCAGATTTGGACATTTTTTTGCTCGGATCCTGCAAGGACATCACCCGCGCACCGGCTTTTGGAATAAACGGCTCTGGGATTTTGAAAATATCACCATACAGATTATTGAATCGGCTGGCGATATCACGGCTCAGTTCCAGGTGTTGTTTCTGGTCTTCACCAACCGGTACCTGGTTAGTCTGATACAGCAAAATATCCGCCGCCATCAATACCGGATAATCGAACAAACCGGCGTTAATATTTTCAGCATAACGGGCTGATTTGTCTTTGAACTGAGTCATGCGGCTCAGTTCGCCGAAATAGGTGTAGCAGTTCAATGCCCAGCCCAGTTGAGAGTGCTCTGGCACATGGGATTGAACAAAAATGGTGCTTTTCTGCGGATCAATGCCGCAAGCCAGATACAACGCCAAGGTGTCTAAAGTTCTTTTGCGTAGCAACGCCGGGTCCTGACGTGCCGTGATGGCATGCAAATCAACAATGCAATAGATGCAATCATAGTCATCCTGCATCTGTACCCACTGACGCAGCGCACCCATGTAATTGCCAATCGTCAATTCGCCGGACGGCTGCGCGCCGCTAAATACGATAGGTTTTTGTTTATCGGATACAGCAGGTATTTCAGTGGGTTTACTCATTTTATACTTCCTGATCTTTTAAAGATGGTAGCCCGATGGCGGGCAACAGACAGGCAAAGTGCTCCAGCACACAGTCAGGATGACTGGTGGCAATAGCTTCACCGTAGTTATATCCATAGGTCAGCCCGACACAAGGGCAACCCGCCGCCTGCGCGGCCATTATGTCATTACGTGAATCACCAACAAACAGCATCTCATGGGCATGCAAGCCAAGTTTGGCTAACAATAAATACAATGGAGCTGGATGCGGTTTCTTCACCACTACATCATCACCGCCAATGATAACGGAGAAATAATCGGCAATCCCCAGTGACGTCAGCAAAGGTGCAACAAAAGGCGTGGGCTTATTGGTAATCAGACCCATCGGCAAACCACTGGCCGCCAGTTGTTCCAATGTCGCTTTCACTTGCGGGAATAGCTGACTTCCCTGCTCAACCGTCTGGGCGTAATAGTGGTCAAACAATTCACGGGTATGCGCCACAGATTGTGCATCTGGCTCGCAGCCAGCCCAGCGCAATGCACGCTCGACTAACACATCAGCGCCATTGCCAATCCAGGTTGATACCAAATCTTTACCGGCAACCGGCAAGTTTTGATGTGACAGCGCCATATCAATCGCGCTGGCAAGCCCCGGAGCGCTATCAACCAATGTGCCATCCAAATCGAAAGCCACACCGCGGATAGAGTCGAACTTAGTCATTGGCAGACATCGCCAGTTCACTGCGCATGGCATCAATGACTGCGGCGTAATCTGGCTGATTGAAAATAGCCGAACCGGCAACAAACATATCTGCACCTGCTGCCGCGATATCGCGGATATTATCCACTTTAACGCCACCATCCACTTCCAAACGAATGTCATAACCGCTGTCATCAATCAACTTACGCACCTGACGCAACTTGTTCAGCGTTTCAGGAATGAAGGATTGACCGCCGAAGCCGGGGTTCACCGACATCAACAAAATGACATCCAGCTTATCCATTACATAGTCAAGATAGCTAAGCGGAGTGGCTGGGTTGAACACCAAACCCGCCTTACAGCCACTCTCTTTGATGAGCTGCAAGGTGCGGTCAACATGTTCTGAGGCTTCAGGATGGAATGTGATATAGGTGGCACCTGCTTTGGCAAAATCCGGGACAATACGGTCGACCGGTTTTACCATCAGATGTACATCAATAGGGGCAGTAATACCGTAATCACGCAGAGCCTTGCACACCATCGGCCCGATAGTCAGATTAGGAACGTAATGATTGTCCATCACATCAAAATGCACAACATCAGCACCGGCGGCGAGTACCTTGGCGGTATCCTCACCCAGACGGGCAAAATCTGCTGACAGAATAGACGGGGCAATTAAAAACTTTTTCATCCGCTTCTCCAAACGTATCTCTTTGTTTTATGAGGCGTCAGCGTGGCAAGCTTTCTCTCTCACAAACCATGGGTTTGAATCTTTACTGAGCGGCAGTCCCCGCTCAGCTATACAGCGCCAAAAGCTCATTCACTTTACTACGGCCAAGGATATTCCGGCTGATAGTGCGGCGCGCTTTGACCACATGCAGTGACGCCTGATGATACCAATCGCGCGTCAGTTCTGTGTCGTGATTAGAAATCAGAACCGGGATCTTGTTTTCTGCTGACAGCTGGTAAGCCAGACGAGCCAGATTCTGTTGATCCGCCAGACCAAAGTTACTGGTGTGATATGCCGTAAAATTAGCCGTCGCTGATAATGGCGCATACGGAGGATCGCAGTAAACCACCGCCCCGTGCACCGCTTTTAGCAAAGTTTCCTGATAGTGCTCACAAACAAAAATGGCATTTTGCGATTTTTCAGCAAACCAATACAGTTCATTTTCCGGGAAATAAGGTCTTTTGTAACGACCAAAAGGCACATTGAATTCACCGCTCAAATTATAACGGCACAGACCGTTATAACAATGGCGATTCAAGTAGAGAAACAATAATGCACGGCGATAGGCATCGGTGCTGGCGTTAAACTCTTGACGCAGTTGGTAAAACTGTTCGGAATTATTGAAATCACCGGTGAATAAAACACGAGCATCCCGCACGAAGTCATCAGTGCGGTCCTTCACGATATTGTAGAGGTTGATCAGATCACTGTTGATATCGGCCAGTATGTAAGATTCATACTCGGTGTTAAGGAACACTGAACCCGCACCGACGAATGGCTCTATCAAGCAGTCTCCCGCTGGTAGATGGCGTCGAATGTCATCAACCAGCGGATATTTCCCACCAGCCCATTTTAAAAAAGCGCGGTTTTTCTTCATGCCGTCAGTTAGCTACTTAATAATTCAGAGCCGCAGATTGTACTCTGTTTCAGACAGCACATCAGCGCACAAATAAGAATGATTTATTTTCTAAGGTCTTGCTGTACTTGTTGTACAGGTTTAACCCACGGTTTTTTCGCCTGAACATCGGCAGGTAATGTGGCTATCGCCCTTTTTGCATCAGCAGAAGAGGCGTAATTACCACTCACCAGGATGTACCAAGGCTTACCATCACGTTTAGTTTCATACACATGATAGTCAGATAATTTTTGCTGTTTAGCATAAGCATTCAAGGTATCTGAACGCGATGCACTGCTCAATTGCAACGTAAAGTGGCTGCCAGGGGCATTTTTCAATGCGCTGCTGCCAGCTGAGCCTGACTTCACCCCTGCGGAAGCGGCTGGAGATACTGCCGTAGTCGGATTTTTATGGCTAACCGCAGGTTGTTTAGTCGCAGCTGTGGCCTGTTTCTGCGCCGGGTGAGTAATGGTTTCCCGTGCTACTGGCGCTTTGGCCCCTTTCGAGGTCGAAACCGTCGCTGGCGCTGTTGGCAATGTGGATGTCTGACCATCATTCATGTTCTGAGACAAGGTATCTACCTGCCCCTGAGCCTGAGAGAGTGCATCAGACATATTACCAGGCAATTCAACACGTTGAGTCGGAGCGTTGGCAGAAGACTGCGGCGCGGCCTCAGTCGGTGTCGGAGAAATCGGCGGAACATTGATATCTTGTGGCTGAGCGTTGTTCTTCACGCCATTGGCATCATGTCCATCGGTGGTGTTATTTGCCACACCTGGTTGAGTATTATTGCCGCTGGTCAGTGAGGATGAATCAGACAGATTGATGTTTCGCGCAGCATCCACATTTGGATTTTGTTGTGATGCTTCGTGCTCTGTCGGTGCTTTCAGGGCTGAACCGATGGCAATAATAATCAATAACAGCACTAAAATGCCGATACCAATCATCATATGTTGGCGTGAAACAGCAAGCTTAGGCCCAGTCGAGGACTTACGGGCACGTGTAGGGCGACGGTCACTACTATCTGGTTTCAGATCGTCTTCCGGCTTTAAATCATCCATCTAAACCCTCCAACTAGAGGCAAAAGCCTACCGCATTTATCATTGCAGCCCGGCTGATTGATTTTACTGACTGCTAACAGGCTAAACCGCCCGCAGCAAAGGAATATGATAAAACGTATAATATCGTACTTATGCCATTTTCTATAACTGGCAATCAGCGATAGACGCCAGCACCATGTCATGTGCAATACCGCTACGAATCTCTGACTGACCTATCGCAGTTGGCAGTACCAGACGAAGCTCGCCGGCCAGCACTTTTTTATCTCGCATCATGTGTGGCAAATAGGACTCTGGCGTCATTTTCTGCGGCCCACTGACTGGCAGACCAGCACGTAAAAGCAGTTTCTTGATACGCTCAACATCTTCAGCTGAGAACTGGCCCAATCGACGGGAGGTGTGCGCGGCCATCATCATTCCAGCGGCAACAGCTTCCCCGTGTAGCCAGACGCCATAACCCATTTCGGCCTCAATGGCATGACCATAAGTATGACCCAAATTGAGTAAAGCGCGCATCCCGCTCTCTTCCCGTTCATCGGCAGCGACAACATCGGCTTTCAATTCACAGCAACGACGGATGCAGTAGGCTAATGCCGACATATCCAGTGCAAGAAGTGAGTCGATATTGGTTTCCAGCCACTCAAAGAAAGCTGCGTCAAGAATGATGCCGTATTTGATAACTTCAGCCAGCCCGGAAGCAAGCTCACGTGAAGGGAGGGTTTTAAGACAATTAAGGTCAACCACCACCGATGCGGGCTGGTAGAAAGCAC
The sequence above is drawn from the Yersinia enterocolitica subsp. enterocolitica genome and encodes:
- the tsgA gene encoding MFS transporter TsgA, giving the protein MNNSNRLRLTWISYFSYALTGALVIVTGMVMGNIAEYFNLPIASMSNTFTFLNAGILISIFLNAWLMEIIPLKRQLVFGFILMLIAIAGLMVGHNLMIFSISMFILGVVSGITMSIGTFLITHMYEGRQRGSRLLFTDSFFSMAGMIFPVAAAMLLARHIEWYWVYACIGLLYVGIFVLTLCSEFPVLGHKATDQSKPVVKEKWGVGVLFLAIAALCYILGQLGFIQWVPEYATKTFNMDISQAGQLVSNFWISYMIGMWVFSFILRFFDLQRIVTVLAALATLAMYMFVSTDNPEHLSYYILALGFVSSAIYTTLITLGSLQTKVSSPKLVNFILTCGTVGTMLTFVVTGPIVANSGVHAALATANGLYLTVFVMCLILGFFTKHRSHGHVTH
- a CDS encoding cytosine deaminase codes for the protein MAGQSLANHLLTTINNVRLSGQAGLWQIAIADGKITAIVPQPEQPVTGDGVLDAQGGLALPPFVEPHIHLDTTQTAGQPSWNQSGTLFEGIERWAERKALLTRDDVKQRAWKTLKWQIANGIQYVRTHVDVSDPSLTALSAMLEVKEEVSPWVEMQIVAFPQEGILSYPDGAALLEEALRLGADVVGAIPHFEFTREYGVESLHIAFALAQKYQRLVDVHCDEIDDEQSRFVETVAALAHRENMGARVTASHTTAMHSYNGAYASRLFRLLKMSGINFVANPLVNIHLQGRFDTYPKRRGITRVKEMLAAQINVCFGHDDVFDPWYPLGTANMLQVLHMGLHICQLMGYSQINDGLNLITTHSARTLNLSDYGVQPGNSANLIILPAENGFDAVRRQVLVHYSIRHGVVIAKTQLAESRIYLGQEETVNFK
- the nirB gene encoding nitrite reductase large subunit NirB, producing the protein MSKVKLAIIGNGMVGHRFIEDLLDKADKDQFEITVFCEEPRIAYDRVHLSSYFSHHTAEELSLVREGFYEKHGVKVLVGERAITINRKEKVIHSNSGRTLYYDKLIMATGSYPWIPPIKGSEGQDCFVYRTIEDLNAIEACTRRSKRGAVIGGGLLGLEAAGALKSLGVETHVIEFAPVLMAEQLDPMGGDQLRQKIERMGVRVHTGKNTQEIVHSGQNSRKTMLFADGTQLEVDFIVFSTGIRPQDKLAHQCGLATARRGGIAINDYCQTSDPDVYAIGECASWQERTFGLVAPGYKMAQVTADHLLGRENAFQGADMSAKLKLLGVDVGGIGDAHGRTEGARSYVYLDESKEIYKRLVVSADNKKLLGAVLVGDTSDYGNLLQLALNNIELPENPDSLILPAHAGSKPAMGVDSLPDSAQICSCFDVTKGDIIQAIGQGCHTVAALKSATKAGTGCGGCIPLVTQVLNAELSKQGIEFNHHLCEHFAYSRQELYHLIRVEQIKTFDALLEKYGKGYGCEVCKPTVGSLLASCWNEYILEPQHTPLQDTNDNFLGNIQKDGTYSVIPRSPGGEITPDGLLAIGRIAKQYNLYTKLTGSQRVGMFGAQKDDLPAIWAQLIEAGFETGHAYAKALRMAKTCVGSTWCRFGVGDSVGFGVALEHRYKGIRTPHKMKFGVSGCTRECSEAQGKDVGIIATENGWNLYVCGNGGMKPRHADLLAADLDEETLMRYLDRFMMFYIRTADKLQRTSVWLESLEGGINYLRAVILDDKLGINDQLEADIARLRDKVTCEWKVTVENPAAQVRFAHFINSPLRDPNVQVVPEREQHRPARPDERIPVRVLELEDNL
- the nirD gene encoding nitrite reductase small subunit NirD translates to MSQWIPLCPLADILPGSGVCGLIGEHQVAVFRPYADEQVFAISNIDPFAQASVLSRGLIAEHQGDLWVASPLKKQHFRLHDGFCLEDETRSVAHFDARVRDGIVQVKA
- the nirC gene encoding nitrite transporter NirC codes for the protein MYTDTINKCAANAARIVKLAKESPLGFWIGSAMAGAYVGLGIILIFTLGNLIDPAYRPLVMGATFGLALTLVIIAGSELFTGHTMFLTFGVKAGTIKSSQMWAVLPQTWLGNLLGSVFVALLYYYGGGNLLSVDTSLVHTAALAKTSAPAMTLFFKGVLCNWLVCLAIWMAIRVEGAAKFIAIWWCLLAFIASGYEHSVANMTLFALSWFGHHSEAYTLSGIGHNLLWVTLGNTLSGAVFMGLGYWYATPREQRPQPAAINTPQAVKE